A stretch of the Camarhynchus parvulus chromosome 4, STF_HiC, whole genome shotgun sequence genome encodes the following:
- the RNF24 gene encoding RING finger protein 24 isoform X2, with translation MSSDFQHYSFRMPNIGFQNLPLNIYIVVFGTAIFVFILSLLFCCYLIRLRHQAHKELYAYKQVILKEKVKELNLHEICAVCLEEFKPKDELGICPCKHAFHRKCLIKWLEVRKVCPLCNMPVLQLAQLHGKPDPGPPQGPLPGSQNIV, from the exons ATGAGCTCAGACTTCCAGCATTACAGTTTCAGGATGCCGAACATCGGGTTCCAGAACCTTCCTCTCAACATATACATCGTGGTTTTCGGCACAGCCATCTTCGTCTTCATCCTCAGCTTGCTCTTCTGCTGCTACTTGATCAG GCTCAGGCATCAGGCACACAAAGAGCTTTATGCCTACAAACAG GTCATACTCaaggagaaggtgaaggagCTGAACCTCCATGAG ATCTGTGCCGTGTGCCTGGAGGAGTTCAAGCCCAAGGATGAGCTGGGGATCTGTCCCTGCAAACATGCCTTCCACAGGAA GTGCCTCATCAAGTGGCTGGAGGTGCGGAAGGTGTGTCCCCTGTGTAACATGCCGGTGCTGCAGCTGGCGCAGCTGCACGGGAAGCCGGACCCGGGCCCGCCGCAGGGGCCGCTGCCCGGCTCGCAGAACATCGTATAG
- the PANK2 gene encoding pantothenate kinase 2, mitochondrial isoform X2 has translation MAPQAFGMCTLSSGSSPCVDVKMGDLELCKLDELDCLIKGVLYIDSVGFNGHSECYYFENPTDAERCQKLPFNLENPYPLLLVNIGSGVSILAVYSKDNYKRVTGTSLGGGTFFGLCCLLTGCSTFEEALEMASHGDSTKVDKLVRDIYGGDYERFGLPGWAVASSFGNMMSKEKRESVSKEDLARATLITITNNIGSIARMCALNENINRVVFVGNFLRINTISMRLLAYALDYWSKGQLKALFLEHEGYFGAVGALLGLLDSA, from the exons ATGGCTCCACAGGCATTCGGGATGTGCACCTTGAGCTCAGGGAGCTCACCCTGTGTGGACGTAAAG ATGGGTGACCTTGAGCTGTGCAAGCTCGATGAGCTGGACTGCCTCATTAAAGGAGTGCTGTACATTGACTCCGTGGGCTTCAATGGACACTCAGAGTGTTACTATTTTGAGAACCCCACGGATGCTGAGAGGTGCCAGAAGCTTCCATTCAACCTGGAGAATCCCTATCCTCTCCTCCTGGTGAACATTGGCTCAGGGGTCAGCATTTTGGCTGTCTATTCCAAAGACAACTATAAACGGGTAACAGGCACCAG cCTTGGAGGTGGGACCTTCTTTGgtctctgctgccttctgaCAGGCTGCTCCACGTTTGAGGAGGCCCTGGAGATGGCATCCCATGGGGACAGCACCAAGGTGGACAAACTGGTGAGGGACATCTATGGAGGAGACTACGAGCGCTTcgggctgccaggctgggctgtggcatcCAG CTTTGGAAACATGATGAGCAAGGAGAAGAGGGAATCTGTCAGCAAGGAGGACCTGGCCAGGGCCACTTTAATCACCATCACCAACAACATCGGCTCCATAGCACGGATGTGTGCCCTTAACGAG AACATCAACCGGGTGGTGTTCGTGGGCAACTTCCTTCGGATCAACACCATCTCCATGAGGCTCCTGGCCTATGCCTTGGACTACTGGTCAAAGGGGCAGTTAAAAGCACTTTTCTTGGAACATGAg GGTTACTTCGGTGCAGTCGGAGCTCTCCTGGGACTCCTGGACTCAGCCTGA
- the RNF24 gene encoding RING finger protein 24 isoform X1, with the protein MAGSLPMSSDFQHYSFRMPNIGFQNLPLNIYIVVFGTAIFVFILSLLFCCYLIRLRHQAHKELYAYKQVILKEKVKELNLHEICAVCLEEFKPKDELGICPCKHAFHRKCLIKWLEVRKVCPLCNMPVLQLAQLHGKPDPGPPQGPLPGSQNIV; encoded by the exons CCTACCCATGAGCTCAGACTTCCAGCATTACAGTTTCAGGATGCCGAACATCGGGTTCCAGAACCTTCCTCTCAACATATACATCGTGGTTTTCGGCACAGCCATCTTCGTCTTCATCCTCAGCTTGCTCTTCTGCTGCTACTTGATCAG GCTCAGGCATCAGGCACACAAAGAGCTTTATGCCTACAAACAG GTCATACTCaaggagaaggtgaaggagCTGAACCTCCATGAG ATCTGTGCCGTGTGCCTGGAGGAGTTCAAGCCCAAGGATGAGCTGGGGATCTGTCCCTGCAAACATGCCTTCCACAGGAA GTGCCTCATCAAGTGGCTGGAGGTGCGGAAGGTGTGTCCCCTGTGTAACATGCCGGTGCTGCAGCTGGCGCAGCTGCACGGGAAGCCGGACCCGGGCCCGCCGCAGGGGCCGCTGCCCGGCTCGCAGAACATCGTATAG